In one Bacillus mesophilus genomic region, the following are encoded:
- a CDS encoding YtxH domain-containing protein, with protein sequence MTKNQGGSGRNFVLGAFIGGLAGAATALFLAPKSGKELREDLNEQAMVVKDKTSGYTSIALDKGSELAEYAKQKTISLSQAVSEQTSQLTDKVKITTEELSDEAAAVKEDVLNELEDTGEELLEEVAEQAKINEQEKNLL encoded by the coding sequence ATGACTAAAAATCAAGGTGGATCAGGAAGAAATTTTGTATTAGGTGCTTTTATAGGTGGACTAGCTGGTGCAGCAACTGCATTATTTTTAGCCCCAAAATCAGGTAAAGAATTACGAGAAGATTTAAATGAACAGGCTATGGTGGTAAAGGATAAGACAAGTGGATACACATCAATTGCTTTAGATAAGGGATCTGAGCTTGCAGAATACGCAAAGCAAAAGACGATTAGCTTATCCCAAGCAGTTTCAGAACAAACGTCTCAGCTTACAGATAAGGTAAAAATCACAACAGAAGAACTTAGTGATGAGGCTGCAGCTGTGAAGGAAGATGTCCTGAATGAGCTTGAAGACACAGGTGAGGAATTGCTAGAAGAGGTTGCGGAACAAGCTAAAATAAATGAACAAGAAAAGAACCTTTTATAG
- a CDS encoding DUF948 domain-containing protein, with product MWINLLYVSAAIIAISFFILVIYISRTLSALQGSLKQLTGTVGDLEKQMRGITKETTELLTKTNRLAEDLQQKTESLSSVVHSVKEIGESVQKFNVSLKNVSSSITQKAEINSEKITQAIQWGNAAIDVWNRWKEKKRTQTVTEVNRDYEGGV from the coding sequence GTGTGGATTAATTTGCTTTATGTAAGTGCAGCAATCATCGCAATTTCTTTTTTTATCTTGGTTATTTATATCTCGAGAACACTGTCAGCCTTACAGGGATCACTTAAACAGCTAACAGGTACAGTAGGAGACTTAGAGAAGCAAATGCGGGGAATTACCAAGGAAACAACCGAATTGCTTACAAAGACTAATAGGCTTGCAGAAGATCTACAACAGAAAACTGAATCTTTAAGTTCTGTGGTACATTCGGTAAAGGAAATAGGAGAATCGGTTCAAAAATTTAATGTATCACTCAAAAATGTTTCTTCCTCTATTACTCAAAAGGCAGAAATAAATAGTGAAAAAATTACCCAAGCCATTCAATGGGGCAATGCAGCCATTGATGTCTGGAATAGATGGAAAGAAAAGAAGAGAACACAAACAGTAACCGAAGTAAATCGAGATTATGAAGGAGGAGTTTAA
- a CDS encoding aminopeptidase, which produces MKDPRIETLAKNLINYSCRLQKGEKVLIENFGLQRELVTALVKEAYAAGALPFVSLKDQSVDRTLLMGAQEEQYEMMAQFEANVMSNMDAYIGLRSGDNISEQSDVPSEKMAIHGKTIGKRVHREIRVPKTKWVVLRYPNSSMAQLAKMSTEAFEDFYFDVCNLDYGKMSQAMDGLVELMNKTDKVRITGPGTDLSFSIKDIPAVKCAGEMNIPDGEVYTAPVRDSVNGVITYNTPSPYHGFTFENVKLTFENGKIVNATANDSERITKIFDTDEGARYIGEFAIGVNPYILHPMQDILFDEKIDGSFHFTPGQAYEDAWNGNNSNIHWDMVNIQRPEYGGGEIYFDDVLIRKDGRFVIPELEALNPENLK; this is translated from the coding sequence ATGAAAGATCCTAGAATTGAAACACTAGCCAAAAATTTAATTAATTACTCTTGCAGACTACAAAAGGGTGAAAAAGTACTTATCGAGAATTTCGGTTTACAGCGTGAGCTTGTTACAGCTTTAGTAAAAGAAGCTTATGCTGCTGGTGCTCTTCCGTTTGTATCTTTAAAAGATCAAAGCGTTGATCGTACACTTCTTATGGGAGCACAAGAAGAGCAATATGAAATGATGGCCCAATTTGAAGCAAATGTAATGAGCAATATGGACGCTTATATAGGGCTTCGCTCTGGTGATAACATTTCAGAGCAATCAGATGTTCCAAGTGAAAAAATGGCGATACACGGAAAGACGATTGGAAAGAGGGTTCATCGTGAAATAAGGGTACCAAAAACAAAATGGGTGGTACTACGATACCCGAATTCATCTATGGCACAGCTCGCTAAAATGAGTACAGAAGCATTTGAAGACTTCTACTTTGATGTTTGTAACCTTGATTATGGAAAGATGAGTCAAGCTATGGATGGCCTAGTGGAACTTATGAATAAAACGGATAAAGTGAGAATTACTGGACCTGGAACTGATTTATCTTTTTCCATTAAGGATATACCTGCAGTAAAATGTGCGGGAGAAATGAACATTCCTGACGGTGAGGTATATACTGCACCTGTACGTGATTCAGTAAACGGAGTCATTACCTATAATACTCCATCACCATATCATGGTTTTACTTTTGAAAACGTTAAGCTTACCTTCGAAAATGGAAAGATTGTGAACGCAACAGCAAATGATTCAGAACGAATTACAAAGATTTTTGATACTGATGAAGGCGCTAGATATATTGGTGAATTTGCAATTGGAGTCAATCCGTATATCCTACACCCTATGCAGGACATTCTTTTTGATGAGAAGATCGATGGTAGCTTCCATTTTACCCCGGGTCAAGCCTATGAGGATGCTTGGAATGGAAACAACTCCAATATCCATTGGGATATGGTAAATATTCAACGTCCGGAATATGGTGGAGGAGAGATTTACTTCGATGATGTATTAATTCGAAAAGATGGTCGGTTTGTTATACCTGAACTGGAGGCTTTAAACCCAGAGAACTTAAAGTAA
- the murC gene encoding UDP-N-acetylmuramate--L-alanine ligase yields the protein MTVYHFVGIKGSGMSPLAQVLHDMNFEVQGSDVEKYFFTQAALEERGIPILPFNRENIKPPMTVIAGNAYPDSHEEIDEALKEGIPVVRYPKFLGEFMQKFSSVAITGAHGKTSTTGLLAHVISGAFPTSYLIGDGTGKGTADSKYFVVEACEYRRHFLSYHPDYAIMTNIDFDHPDYFKDIEDVFDAFQEMALQVKKGIIACGDDEYLQKIQANVPVIFYGFHEDNDFQARNVVKSTTGTSFDVFVRNNYYASFEIPAFGDHNVLNSLAVIAICHYEGMPAETISAQLKTHKGVKRRFTEKEMGDQILIDDYAHHPTEIKVTLEAANQKYPDREIVAIFQPHTFTRTQTFLQEFADSLNLADKVYLCDIFGSAREQQGELTIDDLKNKIENSSVISEESIDILRAHRDSVLIFMGAGDIQKFQSAYEKSYV from the coding sequence ATGACAGTTTACCACTTTGTAGGAATTAAAGGATCAGGTATGAGCCCTTTAGCACAGGTCCTTCACGATATGAACTTTGAAGTACAGGGTTCAGATGTGGAGAAATACTTTTTTACTCAAGCAGCTTTGGAAGAACGTGGAATTCCCATCCTTCCATTTAATCGAGAGAATATAAAACCCCCAATGACGGTAATTGCAGGAAATGCATATCCTGATAGTCATGAGGAAATAGATGAGGCTTTAAAAGAAGGTATACCTGTTGTTCGTTATCCTAAGTTTCTAGGGGAATTTATGCAGAAATTTTCAAGTGTAGCCATTACAGGTGCTCACGGGAAAACGTCAACGACTGGTTTATTAGCTCATGTTATTTCAGGGGCCTTCCCTACTTCTTATTTAATAGGAGATGGCACGGGTAAAGGTACAGCGGATAGTAAATATTTCGTTGTAGAAGCATGCGAATATCGTCGTCACTTTTTGTCCTATCATCCTGATTATGCCATTATGACAAATATTGACTTTGACCACCCTGATTATTTTAAAGACATTGAAGATGTATTTGATGCCTTTCAAGAAATGGCTCTCCAAGTTAAAAAAGGAATCATCGCTTGCGGAGATGATGAATATCTTCAGAAAATACAGGCAAATGTCCCAGTGATCTTTTATGGATTTCATGAGGATAATGATTTCCAAGCAAGAAATGTTGTGAAATCCACAACAGGTACTTCTTTCGATGTATTTGTTCGCAATAACTATTATGCATCGTTTGAAATTCCGGCGTTTGGTGATCATAATGTATTGAATTCTTTAGCAGTAATTGCGATTTGTCACTATGAAGGAATGCCTGCTGAAACAATCTCTGCTCAATTAAAAACACATAAGGGCGTTAAACGTCGCTTTACCGAAAAGGAAATGGGTGACCAAATCTTAATTGATGATTATGCTCACCATCCAACTGAAATTAAGGTAACGTTAGAAGCGGCTAACCAGAAGTATCCTGATCGTGAGATTGTGGCGATTTTCCAGCCACATACGTTCACTAGAACGCAAACCTTCTTACAAGAGTTTGCCGATAGCTTAAACCTTGCTGATAAGGTGTATTTATGTGATATATTTGGCTCTGCCAGAGAACAGCAAGGTGAATTAACAATTGATGACCTAAAAAATAAAATTGAAAACTCAAGTGTAATTTCTGAAGAAAGTATCGATATTCTTAGAGCTCATCGTGATAGCGTGTTAATCTTCATGGGAGCGGGAGATATTCAAAAGTTCCAAAGTGCTTACGAAAAGTCATATGTGTAA
- a CDS encoding nicotinate phosphoribosyltransferase, with amino-acid sequence MKEIELKLQGKIKRLTNQTFKFDERVRDGWFSAVYFLKTREIVKKHKPNNIVTMQFFQKENAVLCGTDEVIALIKTFADHPEELEIHSLKDGDKISPFETVLTIKGPYQYFGYLEGIIDGILARRTSVSTNVYNVMKSAGISGVQKPVIFMGDRDDHFTQQAGDGYAAFIGGSKAQATHAMNEWWGKKGMGTMPHALIQLFNGDVVEAAKAYHDVFPEDELIVLVDYNNDVITDALKAANEFGEKLKAVRIDTSRTMIDQYFIRHPEVLGTFDPRGVNPPLIFALREALDLAGYQHVKIVVSGGFNEKRIQEFEEQSVPVDMYGVGGSLLKISVGFTGDNVELNGKAEAKAGRRLRPNPRLELVE; translated from the coding sequence ATGAAAGAAATTGAGTTAAAGCTACAAGGTAAAATTAAAAGATTAACAAATCAAACCTTTAAATTTGATGAACGAGTAAGGGACGGCTGGTTTTCAGCTGTTTACTTTCTAAAGACAAGAGAGATTGTCAAAAAACATAAACCAAACAATATAGTAACCATGCAGTTCTTTCAAAAAGAAAATGCTGTATTATGCGGGACTGATGAGGTCATTGCGTTAATAAAAACTTTTGCAGATCATCCAGAAGAATTAGAAATCCATTCTTTAAAAGATGGCGATAAAATTAGTCCATTTGAAACGGTACTAACCATCAAGGGTCCTTATCAGTATTTTGGTTACCTAGAAGGTATTATTGATGGCATTTTGGCAAGACGTACATCCGTATCGACTAATGTGTATAATGTGATGAAATCAGCGGGTATAAGTGGAGTTCAGAAACCAGTCATATTCATGGGTGACCGTGATGATCATTTCACTCAACAGGCCGGAGATGGCTATGCTGCATTTATTGGTGGCTCGAAAGCTCAGGCCACTCACGCTATGAATGAATGGTGGGGCAAAAAAGGAATGGGGACCATGCCTCATGCCCTGATTCAATTATTTAATGGTGATGTTGTTGAAGCGGCGAAGGCCTATCATGATGTGTTCCCAGAAGACGAACTGATTGTCCTCGTGGACTATAACAATGATGTAATAACAGATGCGTTAAAAGCCGCTAACGAGTTTGGAGAAAAGCTCAAGGCTGTTCGAATTGATACTTCAAGAACGATGATTGATCAATATTTCATTCGTCATCCTGAAGTGTTAGGTACATTTGATCCAAGAGGAGTTAATCCTCCGTTAATTTTTGCATTACGAGAAGCTTTAGATCTCGCAGGCTATCAGCATGTCAAAATTGTTGTTAGCGGTGGATTTAATGAAAAACGAATTCAGGAATTTGAAGAACAAAGTGTTCCAGTAGATATGTATGGTGTAGGAGGAAGTTTACTAAAGATTAGTGTAGGCTTCACTGGTGATAATGTAGAGTTAAATGGAAAAGCTGAGGCAAAGGCGGGACGAAGACTTCGACCAAATCCACGCCTTGAATTAGTCGAGTAA
- a CDS encoding DNA translocase FtsK: MFKYIKGFYKFMAGDESSKKEETPQVNKGSSKFNLQQEEGSMSARVSYQYPKGNFRFPLISDDEVKKHIDRRPRRKKNEGATPITKPTPIKQKQVASKSKTKEAFKATDVPSPVHGYHSTLKEEKQQAIIEFELSSSYVPPITENLNNSLLLQDEMDREDISQLNVDHVLVDELIEWHDQEEIALSQGNTEEQTYNEEVIHTEDINQYDSTNISDAMLESDENEPQEELEEELKQTSPEESSNSPKRYVPFNVVMLKQDREKLRDKVDSQDIKQEEILGINQNINQNDKQHQIIANEKSEQRKMNYQFPPLHFLTMPKHDVNVDDQWLIEQQELLDLTLHHFNVRAKVVNVTQGPSVTRFEVHPEPGVKVNKITNLSDDIKLSLSAKDIRMEAPIPGKNTIGIEVPNKKSKPVLLSEIISSQAFRGNPSPLTVALGLDISGKPIVTDLKKMPHGLIAGATGSGKSVCINAMLISLLYKATPSEVKLLLIDPKMVELAPYNEIPHLVSPVITDVKAATAALKWAVEEMERRYERFAHTGVRDISRYNELVREHNEPSGEMPFLVIVIDELADLMMVAPGDVEESICRIAQKARACGIHLLLATQRPSVDVITGLIKANIPTRIAFSVSSQVDSRTIIDSIGADKLLGKGDMLFLENGSSKPYRLQGNFVSDQEIEKAVSFAKAQQKPEYLFEQQELLSKANTFIQEEDELFLEACEFVIDQGGASSSSLQRRFRIGYNRAARLIEMMEEQGFISEQKGSKPRDVLITEDQLVEKQQNN; this comes from the coding sequence ATGTTTAAATATATTAAAGGCTTTTATAAATTCATGGCTGGTGACGAATCTTCTAAAAAGGAGGAGACACCGCAAGTTAACAAAGGTTCCTCTAAGTTTAACCTTCAACAAGAAGAAGGTAGTATGAGTGCTAGAGTTAGCTATCAATATCCAAAAGGGAATTTTCGTTTTCCGTTAATATCGGATGATGAGGTAAAAAAACATATTGATAGAAGACCTAGACGAAAGAAAAATGAGGGGGCCACCCCAATAACAAAACCTACACCTATTAAACAAAAACAGGTTGCTAGTAAGAGTAAAACTAAGGAGGCATTTAAGGCGACTGATGTTCCGTCTCCGGTTCACGGCTATCACAGCACGCTAAAAGAGGAGAAGCAACAGGCTATTATAGAATTTGAATTATCTTCCTCATACGTACCTCCAATAACGGAGAATCTCAATAATTCTTTATTATTGCAAGATGAAATGGATCGAGAAGACATATCTCAGCTAAATGTCGATCATGTATTAGTAGATGAATTGATTGAATGGCATGATCAGGAAGAGATAGCTTTGTCCCAAGGAAATACAGAAGAACAAACTTATAACGAAGAGGTTATACATACAGAGGATATCAATCAGTATGACTCAACAAACATCAGTGATGCAATGCTAGAGTCTGATGAAAATGAACCGCAAGAAGAATTGGAAGAAGAGTTGAAACAAACCTCTCCAGAAGAATCTTCCAATTCACCCAAAAGGTATGTTCCCTTTAACGTGGTTATGTTAAAACAGGATCGAGAGAAGTTGCGTGATAAAGTTGATTCCCAAGATATCAAGCAAGAAGAGATTCTAGGTATCAATCAAAATATAAACCAAAATGATAAGCAACATCAGATCATAGCTAACGAGAAATCAGAACAGAGGAAAATGAATTATCAATTTCCACCACTTCATTTCTTGACGATGCCAAAGCATGATGTGAATGTTGATGATCAATGGTTAATTGAACAACAGGAACTACTAGACCTTACTCTTCATCATTTCAATGTAAGGGCAAAGGTGGTCAATGTTACTCAAGGTCCTTCCGTTACTAGATTTGAGGTCCACCCTGAGCCTGGAGTAAAAGTGAATAAGATCACAAATTTATCAGATGATATAAAATTATCGCTATCGGCAAAGGATATTCGTATGGAGGCGCCCATTCCAGGAAAGAACACGATTGGAATTGAGGTACCGAATAAAAAAAGCAAACCAGTATTATTAAGTGAAATCATTAGTAGTCAAGCATTTAGAGGTAATCCATCACCTTTAACAGTTGCTCTTGGTCTAGATATTTCTGGTAAGCCAATAGTAACGGACTTGAAAAAGATGCCTCATGGCTTAATTGCAGGAGCAACGGGTTCTGGTAAGAGTGTTTGTATTAATGCGATGTTAATCAGCCTGCTTTATAAGGCTACTCCAAGTGAGGTAAAGCTTTTACTGATCGATCCTAAAATGGTTGAATTAGCTCCATATAATGAGATTCCTCACTTAGTTAGTCCTGTTATTACGGATGTAAAGGCTGCAACAGCCGCTCTAAAATGGGCGGTTGAGGAAATGGAAAGACGTTATGAGAGATTTGCTCATACAGGAGTTAGGGATATTTCTAGATACAATGAACTTGTTCGGGAACATAATGAACCTTCAGGAGAAATGCCATTTCTAGTTATTGTGATTGATGAGCTGGCTGATTTGATGATGGTCGCACCAGGAGACGTGGAAGAATCCATTTGTAGAATAGCTCAAAAAGCTCGTGCATGTGGAATTCATCTGTTATTAGCCACTCAACGCCCTTCTGTGGATGTTATAACTGGGCTTATTAAGGCTAATATTCCAACTAGAATTGCCTTTTCAGTTTCTTCTCAAGTAGACTCGCGTACAATTATTGATTCAATTGGTGCTGACAAGTTATTAGGTAAAGGGGATATGCTATTTTTAGAGAATGGCTCTTCTAAGCCATATCGTCTACAAGGCAACTTCGTTTCAGATCAAGAAATCGAAAAAGCTGTTTCATTTGCAAAAGCACAGCAAAAACCAGAATATTTATTTGAACAACAAGAGTTACTTTCAAAAGCAAATACATTTATCCAAGAAGAAGATGAGCTATTTCTTGAAGCCTGTGAATTCGTCATTGATCAAGGTGGAGCATCCTCATCAAGTTTGCAGCGTCGATTCAGAATTGGTTACAACCGGGCAGCGCGTCTAATCGAAATGATGGAAGAACAAGGCTTTATCTCCGAACAAAAAGGAAGCAAGCCAAGAGACGTACTCATCACAGAAGACCAATTGGTTGAAAAGCAACAAAATAATTAG
- the ytpR gene encoding YtpR family tRNA-binding protein, translated as MNVFYNEEGISDTLLIALKDVNRELKSFETKGNVTRIFNSETNGTVGYNIFQASTYIKLTDVGSVALTKELVQSIQDVLKQNGWDETLEVDLSPKFVVGLVTEKVKHPDADKLNVCKVDVGEQVLQIVCGGPNVDEGQKVVVAKVGAVMPSGLIIKDAELRGIASSGMICSARELDLPNAPEEKGILVLEDRFVVGQEFK; from the coding sequence ATGAACGTTTTTTACAATGAAGAAGGAATTAGCGATACGTTATTAATAGCATTAAAAGATGTAAACAGAGAATTAAAGTCTTTTGAAACAAAAGGTAACGTCACTCGTATTTTTAATAGCGAAACCAATGGAACGGTCGGCTATAATATATTCCAAGCGTCCACGTACATAAAGCTTACTGATGTTGGGAGTGTTGCTTTGACTAAGGAGTTAGTCCAATCCATTCAAGATGTGTTAAAGCAAAACGGATGGGACGAAACGTTAGAGGTAGATCTATCTCCTAAATTTGTAGTAGGCTTGGTAACAGAGAAAGTAAAGCATCCTGATGCTGATAAGTTAAATGTTTGTAAGGTGGATGTTGGAGAGCAGGTACTTCAAATTGTTTGTGGGGGACCAAATGTAGATGAGGGGCAAAAAGTGGTAGTTGCTAAAGTAGGAGCAGTTATGCCAAGTGGCCTAATCATAAAGGACGCAGAGTTAAGAGGGATTGCTTCATCAGGAATGATTTGCTCTGCACGTGAGCTTGATCTACCAAATGCTCCTGAAGAGAAAGGAATCCTTGTTCTAGAAGATCGTTTTGTGGTAGGACAAGAGTTTAAGTAA
- a CDS encoding DUF1444 domain-containing protein, protein MKMTSIKMKQLLQERLTNPDWSTSYHPKQDTLKVIDKEFDKGVTVSLPGIISKWEVNKEAAIDEVIYYIEESLLALRRNDDLTGKEKQIFPVIRSTSFPTETKEGKKLLFTEHTAETRIYYAVDLGKTYKLVDEKMMAKEGWQTEQIKQIATFNVRSLPVKVKEDEVAGNIFYFLNTNDGYDASRILNESLLDKYEQQVQGKMAVAVPHQDVLIIADIRNETGYDILAQMNMSFFTNGLVPITALSFLYADGQLEPIFILGKNKPRKG, encoded by the coding sequence ATGAAGATGACAAGTATAAAAATGAAGCAGCTGTTACAGGAAAGACTAACAAACCCTGATTGGTCGACTAGCTATCATCCTAAGCAGGATACATTAAAGGTGATTGATAAGGAATTTGATAAAGGTGTGACCGTTTCATTACCAGGAATTATTAGTAAATGGGAAGTAAATAAGGAAGCAGCGATTGACGAGGTTATTTATTATATAGAAGAGTCGTTGCTGGCTTTACGACGGAATGATGACTTAACAGGTAAGGAAAAGCAAATTTTTCCCGTTATTCGTTCCACGTCGTTTCCAACTGAAACGAAAGAGGGAAAAAAACTCCTTTTTACAGAACACACAGCGGAAACAAGAATTTATTATGCAGTCGATCTAGGAAAAACCTATAAATTAGTTGACGAGAAAATGATGGCTAAAGAAGGTTGGCAAACAGAGCAGATTAAACAAATTGCCACCTTTAATGTAAGATCACTACCTGTGAAAGTGAAAGAGGATGAAGTAGCCGGAAACATTTTCTACTTTTTGAATACCAATGATGGCTATGATGCAAGTAGAATTCTAAATGAATCATTATTAGATAAATATGAGCAACAGGTACAAGGGAAAATGGCTGTTGCAGTACCACACCAAGATGTTCTTATTATTGCTGATATTCGAAATGAAACCGGATATGATATTTTAGCGCAAATGAATATGAGCTTTTTCACAAATGGACTTGTCCCAATCACCGCTTTATCCTTTTTATACGCAGATGGTCAATTAGAACCTATTTTCATTTTAGGGAAGAATAAGCCAAGGAAAGGTTGA
- a CDS encoding thioredoxin family protein, translating into MNSRYRYNIETRVLSKRSESLMKKLESTEQYKEIIKENTVLLFSADWCPDCRVIEPVLPELENSFTDFSFYYVDRDQFLDLCIELDVFGIPSFIAYKSGEEVGRFVSKDRKTKEEIEDFLTKL; encoded by the coding sequence ATGAATAGCAGGTACAGATATAATATAGAAACTAGAGTGTTGTCTAAGAGGAGTGAAAGTTTGATGAAGAAACTAGAAAGTACAGAACAGTATAAAGAGATTATTAAGGAAAATACTGTATTATTATTTTCCGCTGACTGGTGTCCGGATTGTCGTGTAATAGAACCTGTTCTGCCAGAACTAGAAAACTCTTTTACTGATTTCTCTTTTTATTACGTGGATCGTGATCAATTTTTAGATCTTTGTATTGAATTAGATGTTTTTGGTATTCCTAGCTTTATCGCATATAAATCTGGAGAAGAAGTAGGTAGGTTTGTTAGTAAGGACCGTAAAACGAAAGAAGAAATAGAGGATTTTTTAACTAAATTGTAA
- a CDS encoding YtoQ family protein yields MELVVYLAGEIHSNWREEIKEKSKGLPLKFVGPMLDHDRSDHIGEEIIGKQLSSIHKDEAASAINNLRTELLLGKADVVIALFGSKYKQWNTAMDASKALTLQKPLILVRPEDLHHPLKELSNKANVTVENVDQAIQVLKYIFE; encoded by the coding sequence ATGGAATTAGTTGTATATTTAGCTGGGGAAATTCATAGTAACTGGAGAGAAGAAATAAAGGAAAAGTCTAAAGGCCTTCCCTTAAAGTTCGTAGGACCTATGCTAGACCACGATCGCTCAGATCATATAGGCGAAGAGATAATTGGAAAACAATTATCTAGCATTCACAAAGATGAAGCTGCTTCTGCTATTAATAACTTGAGAACAGAACTTCTGTTGGGCAAGGCAGACGTTGTCATTGCACTGTTTGGGTCCAAATATAAGCAATGGAATACAGCTATGGATGCTAGCAAAGCACTTACCTTACAAAAACCACTCATACTGGTCCGTCCTGAGGATCTTCATCACCCGCTTAAAGAATTATCTAATAAGGCCAATGTCACTGTTGAAAACGTCGATCAGGCAATACAAGTCTTAAAATATATATTTGAATAA
- a CDS encoding DUF84 family protein — MTITVGSTNFAKVEAIKSIFENSEVKSLPVPSNVSDQPFTDEETLEGASNRARHAMELGETELGIGLEGGVVEMSSGLYLCNWGALVDRFGFLTVAGGARIRLPEEVAYELRNGKELGPVMDAFAKKRDVRKLEGAIGVFTGDLVNRKEMFAHIVKLLAGQYQFYKNNHSS; from the coding sequence ATGACGATAACTGTTGGCTCAACCAATTTTGCTAAGGTTGAGGCTATTAAAAGTATATTTGAAAATAGTGAAGTGAAAAGCCTTCCTGTACCTTCTAATGTGTCAGATCAACCTTTCACAGATGAAGAAACGTTAGAGGGTGCTAGTAACCGTGCGCGTCATGCAATGGAATTAGGGGAAACGGAGCTTGGGATTGGATTGGAAGGCGGCGTTGTCGAGATGTCTTCTGGACTTTATCTATGTAACTGGGGAGCATTAGTTGATCGGTTTGGCTTCTTGACTGTTGCAGGAGGTGCCAGAATTCGTTTACCAGAAGAGGTAGCCTATGAATTACGAAATGGTAAAGAATTAGGACCTGTTATGGATGCTTTTGCGAAGAAAAGAGATGTTCGAAAGCTTGAAGGTGCAATCGGAGTTTTTACAGGTGACCTTGTGAACCGTAAGGAGATGTTTGCGCATATTGTTAAGCTTCTAGCAGGACAATACCAATTTTATAAAAATAACCATTCTAGCTAA
- a CDS encoding M42 family metallopeptidase, with product MREDTLQLFRTLTELPGTPGNEHEVRKFMRSELEKYSDEIIQDRLGSIFGVKRGKENGPKVMIAGHMDEVGFMVTSITDNGMIRFQPLGGWWSQVLLAQRVHIVTSNGPVVGVIGSIPPHLLEESLRSKPMDIKNMLIDIGADDREDALKIGIKPGQQIVPICPFTPMANPKKVLAKAWDNRYGCGLAVELLKEVKDETLPNIVYSGATVQEEVGLRGAQTAATMINPDIFFALDASPANDMSGDKQAFGQLGKGALLRIYDRSMVTHRGMREFILDTAEANKIPYQYFISQGGTDAGRVHTANEGVPSAVIGICSRYIHTAASIVHVDDYAAAKELLVKLVKSTDQATVDSIRQNS from the coding sequence ATGAGGGAAGATACATTACAGTTGTTTCGCACTTTAACAGAGCTTCCGGGGACGCCTGGTAATGAACATGAGGTTAGAAAATTCATGCGTTCAGAGCTAGAGAAATACTCGGACGAGATTATTCAGGATCGACTTGGTAGTATTTTTGGCGTAAAGAGAGGTAAAGAGAACGGACCAAAGGTTATGATTGCAGGCCATATGGATGAGGTTGGATTTATGGTCACTTCAATTACTGATAATGGAATGATTCGCTTTCAACCTCTAGGTGGCTGGTGGAGTCAGGTATTACTTGCACAGCGTGTACATATTGTCACTTCTAACGGACCGGTTGTGGGTGTAATTGGATCGATTCCTCCACATCTACTAGAAGAATCTTTGCGCTCCAAGCCAATGGATATTAAAAATATGCTTATTGATATTGGTGCAGATGACCGAGAGGATGCACTTAAAATTGGAATTAAGCCAGGTCAACAAATTGTCCCAATCTGTCCTTTTACACCTATGGCGAATCCAAAGAAGGTTTTAGCCAAAGCATGGGATAATCGTTATGGTTGTGGACTAGCAGTTGAATTACTGAAAGAGGTTAAAGATGAGACTTTACCTAACATCGTTTATTCAGGAGCAACTGTCCAGGAAGAAGTAGGATTACGAGGTGCTCAGACAGCAGCGACGATGATTAATCCAGATATCTTCTTTGCTCTTGATGCGAGTCCAGCTAATGATATGTCCGGTGATAAGCAGGCATTTGGACAGCTAGGAAAAGGTGCATTATTACGAATTTATGATCGTTCTATGGTAACGCACCGTGGAATGAGAGAGTTTATATTAGATACAGCCGAAGCTAATAAGATTCCTTATCAGTATTTTATTTCTCAAGGTGGCACAGATGCAGGTCGTGTACATACTGCCAATGAAGGAGTTCCTTCAGCTGTTATTGGAATTTGTTCACGTTATATTCATACCGCGGCATCTATTGTTCATGTTGATGATTATGCTGCTGCAAAAGAGCTATTAGTAAAGCTAGTTAAATCTACAGATCAAGCTACAGTAGATTCGATTCGCCAGAATAGCTAA